The Methanolacinia petrolearia DSM 11571 genome has a segment encoding these proteins:
- the hycI gene encoding hydrogenase maturation peptidase HycI, with amino-acid sequence MNILLGVGNTLLSDDGAGIFVAESFLKDGWIPYNCGTAPENFTSIVRREKPEILLVVDAARMGLSPGEFRQVPEEKITDVSFGTHQLPLSQLTAYLKEYAGRIIIIGIEPKTTDFGEELSPEIEEACEKLLEIIKDDPGKVPELRD; translated from the coding sequence ATGAATATTTTGCTGGGCGTCGGTAATACTCTCCTCTCAGACGACGGTGCCGGCATCTTTGTCGCCGAATCATTTCTAAAGGACGGCTGGATCCCGTACAACTGCGGAACCGCCCCGGAAAATTTCACATCGATAGTCAGGAGGGAAAAACCGGAGATTCTTCTCGTCGTCGATGCCGCAAGGATGGGGCTTTCACCCGGCGAATTCAGGCAGGTCCCCGAAGAAAAGATTACCGATGTCTCGTTCGGGACCCACCAGCTCCCTCTCTCCCAGCTTACTGCATACCTGAAAGAATATGCGGGAAGGATCATCATCATCGGAATCGAACCGAAGACTACGGACTTCGGGGAGGAGCTCTCGCCGGAGATCGAAGAAGCCTGTGAAAAATTACTGGAAATTATTAAAGACGACCCCGGAAAAGTCCCGGAGCTCCGGGATTAA